Proteins from one Streptomyces roseifaciens genomic window:
- a CDS encoding flavodoxin family protein, with amino-acid sequence MPQNVTIVVAFHSGYGHTARQARAVAAGAGSVPGAQAELCDVAVVDERLWETLAAADAIIFGTPTYMGSQSAVFQAFAEASAPVWAEQGWAGKLAAGFTNSAGVNGDKLNVLVSLALFATQHGMNWVSLGLPPGGEYSTTGTPEDLNRLGGFLGAMAQSPSDLGPDRAPSRADLRTAEHLGRRVAETALEQVSGRTALALAR; translated from the coding sequence ATGCCTCAGAACGTCACGATCGTCGTCGCCTTCCACAGCGGATACGGCCACACCGCCCGCCAGGCTCGTGCGGTCGCCGCCGGAGCCGGTTCGGTGCCCGGAGCGCAGGCCGAGCTGTGCGACGTGGCAGTCGTGGACGAGCGGCTGTGGGAGACGCTGGCCGCCGCCGATGCGATCATCTTCGGCACGCCGACCTATATGGGCAGCCAATCCGCCGTCTTCCAGGCCTTCGCCGAGGCCAGCGCCCCGGTCTGGGCGGAGCAGGGCTGGGCCGGAAAGCTCGCCGCCGGTTTCACCAACTCCGCCGGCGTCAATGGCGACAAGCTCAATGTGTTGGTCTCCCTCGCGCTCTTCGCCACCCAGCACGGCATGAACTGGGTCTCGCTGGGTCTGCCGCCCGGCGGCGAGTACTCCACGACCGGAACCCCCGAGGACCTCAACCGCCTCGGCGGTTTCCTCGGCGCGATGGCCCAGTCACCGTCCGACCTCGGCCCGGACCGGGCCCCGTCCCGGGCGGATCTGCGGACCGCCGAGCACCTCGGGCGCCGGGTGGCCGAAACCGCGCTCGAGCAGGTGTCCGGCCGTACAGCGCTCGCCCTCGCGCGGTGA
- a CDS encoding TetR/AcrR family transcriptional regulator, with protein MGRTSTARERLLDAACGLMLSRGYGTIGVAEICARADVKKGSFYHFFESKQALTIEAINAHWAAQRTGWVATLRGEGPAEDRLERLLLDQAAAQRTAKAEGGAVNGCLFGNLALELSTQDAVVQARLAEIFDEQIDLVHATLTDAAEQDAIPTPSATRANARAVLAQLEGMVMFAKLANDPSVLDGLWAQTSRLLRSQGRADD; from the coding sequence ATGGGACGGACGAGCACGGCACGGGAACGACTGCTGGACGCGGCCTGCGGCCTGATGTTGAGCCGTGGTTACGGCACGATCGGCGTCGCCGAGATCTGTGCCCGCGCGGACGTGAAGAAGGGCAGCTTCTACCACTTCTTCGAGTCGAAACAGGCCCTGACGATCGAGGCGATCAACGCCCACTGGGCGGCCCAACGGACCGGCTGGGTGGCGACCCTGCGCGGAGAAGGACCGGCGGAGGACCGGCTGGAGCGGCTCCTCCTCGACCAGGCCGCCGCCCAGCGCACGGCGAAGGCGGAGGGCGGCGCGGTCAACGGCTGCCTCTTCGGCAACCTGGCGCTGGAGCTGAGCACCCAGGACGCGGTCGTCCAGGCCCGGCTGGCAGAGATCTTCGACGAGCAGATCGACCTGGTCCACGCCACACTGACCGACGCTGCGGAGCAGGACGCGATCCCCACCCCATCCGCAACCCGCGCCAACGCCCGCGCGGTTCTCGCTCAGCTGGAAGGCATGGTCATGTTCGCGAAGCTGGCGAACGACCCGTCCGTACTGGACGGGCTGTGGGCACAGACCTCACGGCTGCTGCGCAGCCAGGGGCGTGCAGATGACTGA
- a CDS encoding GNAT family N-acetyltransferase, with amino-acid sequence MVTLETPRLILRRWREEDVAPMAAVNADPEVMRWIRDGSVRDEDQTRGGVQAWESEWESQGFGLFAVEIRSTGELAGFTGLSVPDFLPEVLPAVEVGWRLGRSHWGQGLATEAAAAAVRFGFEERGLERIVSIAQVGNDASERIMTKLGMHPVRETVNPTCGRRVRVFELSSDQYGAT; translated from the coding sequence ATGGTCACGCTTGAGACTCCTCGTTTGATCCTGCGTCGCTGGCGCGAGGAAGACGTTGCGCCCATGGCTGCCGTCAATGCCGACCCCGAGGTCATGCGGTGGATCCGTGACGGCAGCGTCCGTGACGAAGACCAGACTCGCGGCGGGGTCCAGGCATGGGAGAGCGAGTGGGAGTCGCAGGGCTTCGGCCTGTTCGCCGTGGAGATCCGGTCCACTGGCGAGCTGGCAGGGTTCACCGGCCTTTCGGTGCCCGACTTCTTGCCGGAGGTACTGCCGGCGGTTGAGGTCGGCTGGCGGCTGGGGCGTTCCCACTGGGGGCAGGGCTTGGCCACCGAGGCCGCTGCGGCCGCTGTGCGGTTCGGGTTCGAAGAGCGAGGGCTGGAGCGGATCGTCAGCATCGCTCAAGTGGGCAACGACGCCTCCGAACGGATCATGACCAAACTGGGGATGCATCCGGTCCGTGAGACCGTCAATCCCACCTGCGGTCGGCGAGTACGGGTGTTCGAGTTGTCGTCGGATCAGTACGGGGCGACCTAG